A genomic segment from Nicotiana tabacum cultivar K326 chromosome 7, ASM71507v2, whole genome shotgun sequence encodes:
- the LOC107775125 gene encoding fanconi-associated nuclease 1 homolog isoform X3: protein MLKGRESLIRLVGRRRRFLRRRHSLLTSSAPQHQIGCKECKDEVSTGNGNVDEEEWVDCPVCGKKIRGEDRVVNSHLDKCLTRGSKRKLSQCTLFQLNFCTRPRVTVSSIESDVTRIDVGPSTDDDGPENDIQDESKSSVCNRVNRMENLDGLLKLDDERKLLSDAKTMQIFGLEGSPQHQITDDRIDNIADSPLSLSEKRMPKCVEPSEDDDNSEILLDTFVVGRRFGNDGELTVGAMIMLSRDPENVKDQNAIKVLTKDTDHNKELGYIPRELAQYLSPLIDKFHLRFEGHITSIPQHPHAVVPIQIYSSGIVSFGEKDSSSLQVFNSLRRNALSAAEFSQTHSPIPAKYQHNLLLLLKEVLNINGHLFTEGEKTLLEAFLSLSDDSQRLFARLYARKGPWFRMASISYAEICDYEEAVKGLSEAECVTLFESMDKLQNNDLKEVLNVLNVGELRDLISSLNKTHKKIAQNSDRGTRKQDYIARVLAAYQGGLCPNLTSMILGKTGRCIRISASAESVFWRAERLFFLNGEQDLSEFLLVDLGIVKYPAYNCIFTDQIFPDRSDLLSYEEAIEVAQIMDESLDENNNELVSRCVEISASNVSSFVEEDRSSHSGSMAAFLSCFSASWVYSKVILLGVSFLEHEQRFKEAINLLKLLLDKFKCDRRRGYWNLRLSVDLEHVGCLDESLEVAEKGLLDPWVRAGSRVALQRRVLRLGKPPRRWKTPSFSSSVKRKIVEVHVQGRPLNCKTGVKNVFYGEDGDRCGVEELALQYYAGEGGSWQGVHTESGIWLTIFGLLMWDVVFADVPNVFRTKFQTAPLDLETDSFYEVRRDLIEALLDKIEHGMAEELLIMSWESHVGTACRGVNWDKHSLSELRAAVTCIGGPCLASICRNLAQDYRSWSSGMPDLLLWRFRDDYRGEAKLVEVKGPRDRLSEQQRAWLLFLMDCGFSVEVCKVSHAPI, encoded by the exons ATGCTGAAAGGGCGGGAAAGTTTAATCCGATTGGTTGGTCGGCGCCGGCGATTTCTCCGTCGCCGTCACTCTCTTCTCACTTCATCCGCTCCTCAGCATCAG ATTGGCTGTAAGGAATGTAAGGATGAGGTAAGCACTGGAAATGGAAATGTTGATGAAGAAGAATGGGTTGATTGTCCTGTTTGTGGGAAGAAGATACGAGGCGAAGATCGCGTGGTTAACTCTCATTTAG ATAAATGCCTTACTAGAGGAAGTAAACGCAAATTGAGCCAGTGCACCCTTTTCCAGTTGAACTTTTGCACAAGACCTAGAGTTACAGTCTCATCCATCGAGTCGGACGTTACAAGGATTGACGTTGGTCCAAGTACTGATGATG ATGGTCCCGAAAATGATATCCAAGATGAATCCAAGAGTAGTGTTTGTAATAGGGTTAATCGAATGGAAAACTTAGATGGTCTCCTCAAGCTGGATGATGAACGCAAACTTCTGTCCGATGCAAAGACAATGCAAATTTTTGGGCTAGAGGGTTCTCCTCAACACCAAATAACTGATGATAGAATTGACAACATCGCAGACTCACCTTTATCACTTTCTGAAAAAAGGATGCCGAAATGTGTGGAACCTTCGGAAGATGATGATAACTCTGAGATTTTGCTTGATACATTCGTTGTTGGCCGGAGGTTTGGTAATGACGGAGAGTTAACTGTTGGAGCAATGATAATGCTTTCAAGAGATCCCGAGAATGTCAAGGACCAGAATGCAATCAAG GTTCTAACTAAAGATACTGATCACAATAAAGAGCTAGGTTACATCCCCAGGGAATTGGCACAGTATTTATCTCCATTGATAGACAAGTTCCACCTGAGGTTTGAG GGCCATATAACTTCCATTCCGCAGCATCCTCATGCAGTTGTGCCAATTCAGATATATTCCTCTGGCATCGTGTCTTTTGGCGAAAAGGACTCCTCTAGTCTCCAAGTATTCAATTCCTTACGGAGAAATGCTCTATCGGCTGCTGAATTTTCCCAGACTCACTCTCCTATCCCTGCAAAATACCAGCATAACCTTCTACTTTTACTGAAAGAGGTTTTGAATATCAATGGACATCTTTTTACTGAAGGCGAGAAAACATTATTGG AAGCTTTTTTATCACTCTCAGATGACAGTCAAAGGCTCTTTGCTCGGCTTTATGCACGTAAAG gCCCATGGTTTCGGATGGCTAGCATATCATATGCCGAAATATGTGATTATGAAGAAGCTGTTAAGGGGCTTTCTG AAGCAGAATGTGTTACTTTATTCGAATCAATGGATAAACTACAAAATAATGACTTAAAGGAGGTTTTGAATGTTCTTAATGTTGGTGAACTACGGGACCTTATCTCAAGTCTTAACAAg ACACATAAGAAGATCGCCCAGAACTCTGATCGTGGTACTAGAAAGCAAGATTACATTGCTCGGGTTCTTGCTGCATATCAAGGTGGTTTATG CCCCAACCTTACAAGCATGATTCTAGGGAAAACTGGAAGATGCATCCGGATATCCGCATCAGCTGAATCTGTCTTTTGGCGTGCCGAg AGGCTATTTTTCCTGAATGGAGAGCAGGACCTGTCAGAATttttacttgttgacttgggcatTGTGAAATATCCTGCTTACAACTGCATATTCACAGACCAAATTTTTCCAGACAGAAGTGACCTATTGTCTTATGAAGAG GCCATTGAGGTTGCACAAATTATGGATGAGTCTCTTGATGAGAACAACAATGAGTTGGTATCAAGATGCGTAGAGATCTCTGCCTCTAACGTATCTAGCTTTGTGGAGGAAGATAGGTCATCTCATTCTGGGTCGATGGCTGCATTTTTATCTTGCTTTTCAGCCAGTTGGGTATATTCTAAGGTGATCCTGTTGGGTGTATCTTTCCTGGAGCATGAACAGAG GTTTAAAGAAGCAATCAATTTGCTTAAGCTGCTGCTAGATAAATTTAAATGTGATCGAAGAAGGGGATATTGGAATCTGAGGCTCTCAGTTGATTTGGAGCATGTTGGGTGCCTTGATGAGAGCCTTGAAGTAGCTGAAAAGGGGTTGCTAGATCCTTGGGTTCGTGCTGGCTCTAGAGTGGCTCTGCAAAGGCGCGTTCTGCGGTTGGGGAAGCCCCCTAGACGTTGGAAAACTCCCAGTTTTTCGAGTTCTGTCAAAAGGAAGATAGTTGAG GTTCATGTTCAGGGCAGACCATTGAACTGCAAAACGGGGGTGAAGAATGTCTTTTATGGTGAGGATGGAGACCGCTGTGGAGTAGAAGAGCTTGCTCTACAGTATTATGCTGGAGAAGGAGGAAGCTGGCAGGGTGTTCACACTGAGAGTGGGATTTGGTTGACTATTTTCGGGCTTCTAATGTGGGATGTTGTATTTGCTGATGTGCCAAATGTCTTCCGCACCAAATTTCAG ACTGCACCTTTGGATCTGGAAACTGATAGCTTTTATGAAGTCAGAAGGGATCTTATAGAAGCTCTTCTAGATAAGATTGAGCATGGCATGGCGGAAGAGTTACTTATTATGTCATGGGAATCACATGTGGGAACAGCCTGTAGAGGAGTCAACTGGGACAAGCATTCCCTGTCTGAGCTGCGAGCAGCTGTTACATGCATTGGTGGTCCTTGTCTTGCGTCAATCTGTAGAAATTTGGCTCAAGATTACAGGAGCTGGTCTAGTGGAATGCCTGACTTGTTGCTGTGGCGCTTCCGTGATGACTACAGAGGTGAAGCAAAGCTTGTTGAAGTGAAAGGCCCCAGAGACAGACTTTCTGAACAACAACGTGCATGGTTGCTCTTTTTAATGGACTGTGGCTTCAGTGTTGAGGTATGCAAAGTGAGTCATGCCCCAATATAG
- the LOC107775125 gene encoding fanconi-associated nuclease 1 homolog isoform X4 translates to MENLDGLLKLDDERKLLSDAKTMQIFGLEGSPQHQITDDRIDNIADSPLSLSEKRMPKCVEPSEDDDNSEILLDTFVVGRRFGNDGELTVGAMIMLSRDPENVKDQNAIKVLTKDTDHNKELGYIPRELAQYLSPLIDKFHLRFEGHITSIPQHPHAVVPIQIYSSGIVSFGEKDSSSLQVFNSLRRNALSAAEFSQTHSPIPAKYQHNLLLLLKEVLNINGHLFTEGEKTLLEAFLSLSDDSQRLFARLYARKGPWFRMASISYAEICDYEEAVKGLSEAECVTLFESMDKLQNNDLKEVLNVLNVGELRDLISSLNKTHKKIAQNSDRGTRKQDYIARVLAAYQGGLCPNLTSMILGKTGRCIRISASAESVFWRAERLFFLNGEQDLSEFLLVDLGIVKYPAYNCIFTDQIFPDRSDLLSYEEAIEVAQIMDESLDENNNELVSRCVEISASNVSSFVEEDRSSHSGSMAAFLSCFSASWVYSKVILLGVSFLEHEQRFKEAINLLKLLLDKFKCDRRRGYWNLRLSVDLEHVGCLDESLEVAEKGLLDPWVRAGSRVALQRRVLRLGKPPRRWKTPSFSSSVKRKIVEVHVQGRPLNCKTGVKNVFYGEDGDRCGVEELALQYYAGEGGSWQGVHTESGIWLTIFGLLMWDVVFADVPNVFRTKFQTAPLDLETDSFYEVRRDLIEALLDKIEHGMAEELLIMSWESHVGTACRGVNWDKHSLSELRAAVTCIGGPCLASICRNLAQDYRSWSSGMPDLLLWRFRDDYRGEAKLVEVKGPRDRLSEQQRAWLLFLMDCGFSVEVCKVSHAPI, encoded by the exons ATGGAAAACTTAGATGGTCTCCTCAAGCTGGATGATGAACGCAAACTTCTGTCCGATGCAAAGACAATGCAAATTTTTGGGCTAGAGGGTTCTCCTCAACACCAAATAACTGATGATAGAATTGACAACATCGCAGACTCACCTTTATCACTTTCTGAAAAAAGGATGCCGAAATGTGTGGAACCTTCGGAAGATGATGATAACTCTGAGATTTTGCTTGATACATTCGTTGTTGGCCGGAGGTTTGGTAATGACGGAGAGTTAACTGTTGGAGCAATGATAATGCTTTCAAGAGATCCCGAGAATGTCAAGGACCAGAATGCAATCAAG GTTCTAACTAAAGATACTGATCACAATAAAGAGCTAGGTTACATCCCCAGGGAATTGGCACAGTATTTATCTCCATTGATAGACAAGTTCCACCTGAGGTTTGAG GGCCATATAACTTCCATTCCGCAGCATCCTCATGCAGTTGTGCCAATTCAGATATATTCCTCTGGCATCGTGTCTTTTGGCGAAAAGGACTCCTCTAGTCTCCAAGTATTCAATTCCTTACGGAGAAATGCTCTATCGGCTGCTGAATTTTCCCAGACTCACTCTCCTATCCCTGCAAAATACCAGCATAACCTTCTACTTTTACTGAAAGAGGTTTTGAATATCAATGGACATCTTTTTACTGAAGGCGAGAAAACATTATTGG AAGCTTTTTTATCACTCTCAGATGACAGTCAAAGGCTCTTTGCTCGGCTTTATGCACGTAAAG gCCCATGGTTTCGGATGGCTAGCATATCATATGCCGAAATATGTGATTATGAAGAAGCTGTTAAGGGGCTTTCTG AAGCAGAATGTGTTACTTTATTCGAATCAATGGATAAACTACAAAATAATGACTTAAAGGAGGTTTTGAATGTTCTTAATGTTGGTGAACTACGGGACCTTATCTCAAGTCTTAACAAg ACACATAAGAAGATCGCCCAGAACTCTGATCGTGGTACTAGAAAGCAAGATTACATTGCTCGGGTTCTTGCTGCATATCAAGGTGGTTTATG CCCCAACCTTACAAGCATGATTCTAGGGAAAACTGGAAGATGCATCCGGATATCCGCATCAGCTGAATCTGTCTTTTGGCGTGCCGAg AGGCTATTTTTCCTGAATGGAGAGCAGGACCTGTCAGAATttttacttgttgacttgggcatTGTGAAATATCCTGCTTACAACTGCATATTCACAGACCAAATTTTTCCAGACAGAAGTGACCTATTGTCTTATGAAGAG GCCATTGAGGTTGCACAAATTATGGATGAGTCTCTTGATGAGAACAACAATGAGTTGGTATCAAGATGCGTAGAGATCTCTGCCTCTAACGTATCTAGCTTTGTGGAGGAAGATAGGTCATCTCATTCTGGGTCGATGGCTGCATTTTTATCTTGCTTTTCAGCCAGTTGGGTATATTCTAAGGTGATCCTGTTGGGTGTATCTTTCCTGGAGCATGAACAGAG GTTTAAAGAAGCAATCAATTTGCTTAAGCTGCTGCTAGATAAATTTAAATGTGATCGAAGAAGGGGATATTGGAATCTGAGGCTCTCAGTTGATTTGGAGCATGTTGGGTGCCTTGATGAGAGCCTTGAAGTAGCTGAAAAGGGGTTGCTAGATCCTTGGGTTCGTGCTGGCTCTAGAGTGGCTCTGCAAAGGCGCGTTCTGCGGTTGGGGAAGCCCCCTAGACGTTGGAAAACTCCCAGTTTTTCGAGTTCTGTCAAAAGGAAGATAGTTGAG GTTCATGTTCAGGGCAGACCATTGAACTGCAAAACGGGGGTGAAGAATGTCTTTTATGGTGAGGATGGAGACCGCTGTGGAGTAGAAGAGCTTGCTCTACAGTATTATGCTGGAGAAGGAGGAAGCTGGCAGGGTGTTCACACTGAGAGTGGGATTTGGTTGACTATTTTCGGGCTTCTAATGTGGGATGTTGTATTTGCTGATGTGCCAAATGTCTTCCGCACCAAATTTCAG ACTGCACCTTTGGATCTGGAAACTGATAGCTTTTATGAAGTCAGAAGGGATCTTATAGAAGCTCTTCTAGATAAGATTGAGCATGGCATGGCGGAAGAGTTACTTATTATGTCATGGGAATCACATGTGGGAACAGCCTGTAGAGGAGTCAACTGGGACAAGCATTCCCTGTCTGAGCTGCGAGCAGCTGTTACATGCATTGGTGGTCCTTGTCTTGCGTCAATCTGTAGAAATTTGGCTCAAGATTACAGGAGCTGGTCTAGTGGAATGCCTGACTTGTTGCTGTGGCGCTTCCGTGATGACTACAGAGGTGAAGCAAAGCTTGTTGAAGTGAAAGGCCCCAGAGACAGACTTTCTGAACAACAACGTGCATGGTTGCTCTTTTTAATGGACTGTGGCTTCAGTGTTGAGGTATGCAAAGTGAGTCATGCCCCAATATAG
- the LOC107775125 gene encoding fanconi-associated nuclease 1 homolog isoform X2 translates to MLKGRESLIRLVGRRRRFLRRRHSLLTSSAPQHQIGCKECKDEVSTGNGNVDEEEWVDCPVCGKKIRGEDRVVNSHLDKCLTRGSKRKLSQCTLFQLNFCTRPRVTVSSIESDVTRIDVGPSTDDGNICDLASVTFSKNICDLASEMNSSDGPENDIQDESKSSVCNRVNRMENLDGLLKLDDERKLLSDAKTMQIFGLEGSPQHQITDDRIDNIADSPLSLSEKRMPKCVEPSEDDDNSEILLDTFVVGRRFGNDGELTVGAMIMLSRDPENVKDQNAIKVLTKDTDHNKELGYIPRELAQYLSPLIDKFHLRFEGHITSIPQHPHAVVPIQIYSSGIVSFGEKDSSSLQVFNSLRRNALSAAEFSQTHSPIPAKYQHNLLLLLKEVLNINGHLFTEGEKTLLAFLSLSDDSQRLFARLYARKGPWFRMASISYAEICDYEEAVKGLSEAECVTLFESMDKLQNNDLKEVLNVLNVGELRDLISSLNKTHKKIAQNSDRGTRKQDYIARVLAAYQGGLCPNLTSMILGKTGRCIRISASAESVFWRAERLFFLNGEQDLSEFLLVDLGIVKYPAYNCIFTDQIFPDRSDLLSYEEAIEVAQIMDESLDENNNELVSRCVEISASNVSSFVEEDRSSHSGSMAAFLSCFSASWVYSKVILLGVSFLEHEQRFKEAINLLKLLLDKFKCDRRRGYWNLRLSVDLEHVGCLDESLEVAEKGLLDPWVRAGSRVALQRRVLRLGKPPRRWKTPSFSSSVKRKIVEVHVQGRPLNCKTGVKNVFYGEDGDRCGVEELALQYYAGEGGSWQGVHTESGIWLTIFGLLMWDVVFADVPNVFRTKFQTAPLDLETDSFYEVRRDLIEALLDKIEHGMAEELLIMSWESHVGTACRGVNWDKHSLSELRAAVTCIGGPCLASICRNLAQDYRSWSSGMPDLLLWRFRDDYRGEAKLVEVKGPRDRLSEQQRAWLLFLMDCGFSVEVCKVSHAPI, encoded by the exons ATGCTGAAAGGGCGGGAAAGTTTAATCCGATTGGTTGGTCGGCGCCGGCGATTTCTCCGTCGCCGTCACTCTCTTCTCACTTCATCCGCTCCTCAGCATCAG ATTGGCTGTAAGGAATGTAAGGATGAGGTAAGCACTGGAAATGGAAATGTTGATGAAGAAGAATGGGTTGATTGTCCTGTTTGTGGGAAGAAGATACGAGGCGAAGATCGCGTGGTTAACTCTCATTTAG ATAAATGCCTTACTAGAGGAAGTAAACGCAAATTGAGCCAGTGCACCCTTTTCCAGTTGAACTTTTGCACAAGACCTAGAGTTACAGTCTCATCCATCGAGTCGGACGTTACAAGGATTGACGTTGGTCCAAGTACTGATGATGGTAATATCTGTGACCTTGCTTCTGTTACCttctcaaaaaatatatgtgaCCTGGCTTCTGAAATGAACAGCTCAGATGGTCCCGAAAATGATATCCAAGATGAATCCAAGAGTAGTGTTTGTAATAGGGTTAATCGAATGGAAAACTTAGATGGTCTCCTCAAGCTGGATGATGAACGCAAACTTCTGTCCGATGCAAAGACAATGCAAATTTTTGGGCTAGAGGGTTCTCCTCAACACCAAATAACTGATGATAGAATTGACAACATCGCAGACTCACCTTTATCACTTTCTGAAAAAAGGATGCCGAAATGTGTGGAACCTTCGGAAGATGATGATAACTCTGAGATTTTGCTTGATACATTCGTTGTTGGCCGGAGGTTTGGTAATGACGGAGAGTTAACTGTTGGAGCAATGATAATGCTTTCAAGAGATCCCGAGAATGTCAAGGACCAGAATGCAATCAAG GTTCTAACTAAAGATACTGATCACAATAAAGAGCTAGGTTACATCCCCAGGGAATTGGCACAGTATTTATCTCCATTGATAGACAAGTTCCACCTGAGGTTTGAG GGCCATATAACTTCCATTCCGCAGCATCCTCATGCAGTTGTGCCAATTCAGATATATTCCTCTGGCATCGTGTCTTTTGGCGAAAAGGACTCCTCTAGTCTCCAAGTATTCAATTCCTTACGGAGAAATGCTCTATCGGCTGCTGAATTTTCCCAGACTCACTCTCCTATCCCTGCAAAATACCAGCATAACCTTCTACTTTTACTGAAAGAGGTTTTGAATATCAATGGACATCTTTTTACTGAAGGCGAGAAAACATTATTGG CTTTTTTATCACTCTCAGATGACAGTCAAAGGCTCTTTGCTCGGCTTTATGCACGTAAAG gCCCATGGTTTCGGATGGCTAGCATATCATATGCCGAAATATGTGATTATGAAGAAGCTGTTAAGGGGCTTTCTG AAGCAGAATGTGTTACTTTATTCGAATCAATGGATAAACTACAAAATAATGACTTAAAGGAGGTTTTGAATGTTCTTAATGTTGGTGAACTACGGGACCTTATCTCAAGTCTTAACAAg ACACATAAGAAGATCGCCCAGAACTCTGATCGTGGTACTAGAAAGCAAGATTACATTGCTCGGGTTCTTGCTGCATATCAAGGTGGTTTATG CCCCAACCTTACAAGCATGATTCTAGGGAAAACTGGAAGATGCATCCGGATATCCGCATCAGCTGAATCTGTCTTTTGGCGTGCCGAg AGGCTATTTTTCCTGAATGGAGAGCAGGACCTGTCAGAATttttacttgttgacttgggcatTGTGAAATATCCTGCTTACAACTGCATATTCACAGACCAAATTTTTCCAGACAGAAGTGACCTATTGTCTTATGAAGAG GCCATTGAGGTTGCACAAATTATGGATGAGTCTCTTGATGAGAACAACAATGAGTTGGTATCAAGATGCGTAGAGATCTCTGCCTCTAACGTATCTAGCTTTGTGGAGGAAGATAGGTCATCTCATTCTGGGTCGATGGCTGCATTTTTATCTTGCTTTTCAGCCAGTTGGGTATATTCTAAGGTGATCCTGTTGGGTGTATCTTTCCTGGAGCATGAACAGAG GTTTAAAGAAGCAATCAATTTGCTTAAGCTGCTGCTAGATAAATTTAAATGTGATCGAAGAAGGGGATATTGGAATCTGAGGCTCTCAGTTGATTTGGAGCATGTTGGGTGCCTTGATGAGAGCCTTGAAGTAGCTGAAAAGGGGTTGCTAGATCCTTGGGTTCGTGCTGGCTCTAGAGTGGCTCTGCAAAGGCGCGTTCTGCGGTTGGGGAAGCCCCCTAGACGTTGGAAAACTCCCAGTTTTTCGAGTTCTGTCAAAAGGAAGATAGTTGAG GTTCATGTTCAGGGCAGACCATTGAACTGCAAAACGGGGGTGAAGAATGTCTTTTATGGTGAGGATGGAGACCGCTGTGGAGTAGAAGAGCTTGCTCTACAGTATTATGCTGGAGAAGGAGGAAGCTGGCAGGGTGTTCACACTGAGAGTGGGATTTGGTTGACTATTTTCGGGCTTCTAATGTGGGATGTTGTATTTGCTGATGTGCCAAATGTCTTCCGCACCAAATTTCAG ACTGCACCTTTGGATCTGGAAACTGATAGCTTTTATGAAGTCAGAAGGGATCTTATAGAAGCTCTTCTAGATAAGATTGAGCATGGCATGGCGGAAGAGTTACTTATTATGTCATGGGAATCACATGTGGGAACAGCCTGTAGAGGAGTCAACTGGGACAAGCATTCCCTGTCTGAGCTGCGAGCAGCTGTTACATGCATTGGTGGTCCTTGTCTTGCGTCAATCTGTAGAAATTTGGCTCAAGATTACAGGAGCTGGTCTAGTGGAATGCCTGACTTGTTGCTGTGGCGCTTCCGTGATGACTACAGAGGTGAAGCAAAGCTTGTTGAAGTGAAAGGCCCCAGAGACAGACTTTCTGAACAACAACGTGCATGGTTGCTCTTTTTAATGGACTGTGGCTTCAGTGTTGAGGTATGCAAAGTGAGTCATGCCCCAATATAG